A genomic segment from Saprospiraceae bacterium encodes:
- the pxpB gene encoding 5-oxoprolinase subunit PxpB, with protein MEISIKPYGDRALLVNFEQKIDPVINEAVIALGRSIEKEVVEGLDYLIPAYCSLTVGFDPRKINFLALSEVIQRIHKQPFTKDDSSPTLLHIPVCYEEGFGLDFDDLTQQTGLSKSAIIKLHTSIEFRVYMLGFLPGFVYMGRLPDALFCQRKTNPRLRVQARSVGLAGYQTGIYPSEAPGGWQIIGRTPIKTFDPNRAEPFLFKAGDLVRFQQISVETFAAIEHQATVGQFNLDTRHEQ; from the coding sequence ATGGAAATAAGTATCAAACCTTATGGGGATAGGGCACTGCTGGTCAATTTTGAACAAAAGATTGATCCTGTTATCAATGAAGCGGTAATTGCCCTAGGCCGAAGCATCGAAAAGGAAGTCGTTGAAGGCCTCGATTATCTTATTCCCGCTTATTGTTCTTTAACGGTAGGTTTTGATCCCAGGAAAATAAACTTCCTTGCTTTAAGTGAGGTCATCCAACGCATTCATAAACAACCATTTACAAAAGATGACTCATCTCCTACCCTATTGCATATCCCCGTTTGTTACGAGGAAGGATTCGGCCTCGACTTCGATGACCTCACCCAGCAAACAGGGTTGTCTAAATCGGCGATCATCAAGCTGCACACCAGTATCGAATTCAGGGTGTATATGTTAGGTTTTTTGCCGGGCTTTGTTTACATGGGACGCCTACCAGATGCGCTTTTTTGCCAGCGGAAAACCAACCCAAGGCTGCGTGTTCAGGCCCGTTCCGTGGGTTTAGCGGGTTACCAAACGGGGATTTACCCTTCGGAGGCGCCGGGTGGCTGGCAGATTATCGGCAGGACGCCTATCAAAACGTTTGACCCCAATCGAGCAGAACCTTTTTTATTCAAAGCAGGAGATTTGGTTCGATTCCAGCAAATTTCAGTCGAAACTTTTGCTGCCATTGAACACCAAGCAACAGTTGGTCAATTTAATCTGGATACTCGCCATGAGCAATGA
- a CDS encoding biotin-dependent carboxyltransferase family protein codes for MNTKQQLVNLIWILAMSNEVNLHFRKAGLLTTIQDQGRSGYQAFGVPVAGALDQTAAKTANFLVGNVPNAPVLEITLIGPEIVVNGDCQIAICGANLSPTCNGTFLPMYETVHLKDGDSIKFGRAQNGCRAYLAVGGQWLIKPWLGSYSASAQNGLELTPESLIRKEIQLKIIPAPFIDKRIIAPSERQSYPTSLRVRVLPGPEFASFSALAIGYFFSHAYKVSRDSNRMGYRLEGQRIDFHPENEVISAGIIPGTIQVTNAGHAILLLADAQTTGGYHRIANVIQADLDKLAQLKPGDEIWFSLITLEEAKQLNQNEVYPS; via the coding sequence TTGAACACCAAGCAACAGTTGGTCAATTTAATCTGGATACTCGCCATGAGCAATGAGGTTAACTTACATTTTCGCAAAGCAGGCCTATTGACGACCATCCAAGATCAAGGCCGTTCTGGCTACCAGGCCTTTGGCGTACCGGTGGCTGGCGCCCTGGATCAAACAGCTGCCAAAACAGCTAATTTTTTGGTGGGAAATGTACCCAATGCTCCCGTTTTAGAAATCACTTTAATAGGACCGGAGATCGTGGTAAATGGAGATTGTCAAATAGCGATTTGTGGCGCTAATCTTTCCCCTACATGCAATGGAACCTTTCTCCCCATGTACGAAACGGTGCATTTAAAGGATGGCGATTCCATAAAATTTGGCAGGGCCCAAAATGGCTGCCGCGCCTACCTCGCCGTCGGTGGCCAATGGCTCATCAAACCCTGGCTTGGCAGCTATAGCGCCTCCGCTCAAAATGGGCTGGAACTCACGCCAGAAAGCCTCATTCGGAAAGAAATACAACTTAAAATTATCCCAGCGCCGTTTATAGACAAACGAATTATTGCTCCTTCCGAAAGGCAGTCGTACCCAACTAGCCTCCGCGTCCGTGTTCTCCCAGGCCCTGAGTTTGCTTCCTTTTCTGCGCTCGCAATTGGTTATTTCTTCAGTCATGCCTATAAGGTCAGTCGGGATTCCAACCGGATGGGCTATCGGCTGGAAGGACAACGTATCGACTTTCACCCTGAAAACGAAGTAATTTCCGCTGGAATCATTCCGGGAACCATACAAGTTACCAATGCCGGCCATGCCATCCTGCTATTAGCTGATGCCCAAACCACAGGTGGTTATCACCGTATAGCCAATGTCATTCAGGCAGACTTGGACAAATTAGCACAGTTAAAACCAGGGGATGAAATATGGTTTTCTTTAATTACTTTGGAAGAAGCTAAACAATTGAACCAAAACGAGGTTTACCCTTCATAA
- a CDS encoding DUF1295 domain-containing protein — MKSAKILRLAFFLSLLLLPLALLFSPFQSVFLGGFGLVMAILTLLWVVSLVIKDASIIDIFWGIGFVIIAWGYAYQIGWEAIGTRQKVLLAMVALWGLRLAIYLAFRNLGKGEDYRYVEMRKEGGKNWWWLSFLRVFLLQGVILWIVSSIFVPALLTGDSLGILDYVGILLWGIGLFFEAVGDWQMMQFKGNTANKGKVMNKGLWKYSRHPNYFGDATLWWGFFCFCLAHPQGLFYIFSPLYMTFLLLKISGVAMLERTLVHTKPAYEEYVAKTSAFFPMKPGV, encoded by the coding sequence ATGAAATCTGCTAAAATCCTTCGCCTGGCTTTTTTTCTTAGTTTATTACTACTTCCTTTAGCCTTATTATTTAGTCCATTCCAGTCTGTCTTTCTGGGTGGTTTTGGCCTGGTGATGGCCATATTGACGCTGCTTTGGGTAGTGAGTCTGGTGATAAAAGATGCCAGCATAATCGACATCTTTTGGGGGATAGGATTTGTGATTATAGCTTGGGGATATGCTTACCAAATTGGTTGGGAAGCAATCGGAACCAGGCAGAAAGTTCTGCTGGCCATGGTTGCTCTCTGGGGCCTTAGACTGGCCATATATCTTGCCTTCAGAAACCTTGGCAAAGGAGAAGACTACCGTTATGTAGAGATGAGAAAAGAAGGTGGGAAAAATTGGTGGTGGCTTTCTTTTTTGCGGGTATTTCTCTTACAAGGTGTCATTTTGTGGATCGTTTCCTCCATTTTTGTTCCTGCACTACTAACGGGCGACAGCCTGGGTATTTTAGATTATGTAGGCATCCTATTGTGGGGCATCGGCTTGTTCTTTGAAGCGGTCGGCGATTGGCAGATGATGCAGTTTAAGGGAAATACGGCTAATAAAGGAAAGGTCATGAATAAGGGCCTGTGGAAATACAGCCGACACCCCAATTATTTTGGAGATGCAACCTTATGGTGGGGCTTCTTTTGTTTTTGTCTGGCCCACCCTCAAGGACTATTCTATATTTTTAGCCCCTTATACATGACCTTCTTATTGCTGAAAATATCCGGCGTGGCGATGCTGGAACGAACCCTCGTCCACACTAAGCCTGCTTACGAGGAGTATGTAGCCAAAACCTCCGCCTTTTTTCCGATGAAGCCTGGTGTCTGA
- a CDS encoding D-arabinono-1,4-lactone oxidase, producing MKKRTFLKTSSSLIAGSLLTPMISCKETPENTQAMIRKNWAGNLQYSAKQYYEPNTVEEIQDLIKQADKVRLLGTRHCFNTIADSPDTQISLKNFDKIIELDEAAQQVTIGAGIKYGQLCPYLHEKGFAIHNLASLPHISVAGACATATHGSGVGNGNLGTGVAAVEFVNGKGELVTLSRAKDGDRFLGAVVNLGGLGAITKVTLDIEPTYQMRQDVYQYLPMEALADHFDEIMSSGYSVSLFTDYQTDKVNQVWIKRKVEKGVEQSAEPEFFGAQLATRDIHPILAISAENCTPQMGVVGPWYERLPHFRMDFTPSSGTELQAEYFVPRENAVAAIQAIQQMGSRLKQLLMISEIRTIKADELWMSTAYRRESVAIHFTLEQDWAALQLLLPDIEKALEPFGARPHWGKMFTLAPSTLQSRYERLPDFKDLLKENDPDEKFSNPFLQKNLYQG from the coding sequence ATGAAAAAACGAACATTTCTGAAAACCTCCTCCTCATTGATTGCCGGCAGTTTGCTTACGCCAATGATCTCCTGTAAAGAAACACCTGAAAATACGCAAGCCATGATTAGAAAAAACTGGGCAGGTAATCTTCAGTATAGCGCAAAGCAGTATTATGAGCCCAATACGGTAGAAGAAATCCAGGATTTGATTAAGCAAGCAGACAAAGTGAGGCTGCTAGGTACCCGCCATTGTTTTAATACCATTGCTGATAGCCCAGACACCCAGATTTCACTTAAAAACTTCGACAAAATTATCGAGCTTGACGAAGCAGCACAGCAGGTAACCATTGGTGCAGGCATTAAATATGGCCAATTATGCCCCTATTTGCACGAAAAGGGGTTTGCCATCCACAATCTTGCTTCCCTGCCCCATATTTCAGTTGCTGGCGCTTGCGCTACAGCTACACACGGATCTGGGGTTGGCAATGGCAATTTAGGGACTGGTGTCGCTGCTGTGGAATTCGTCAACGGGAAAGGTGAACTGGTGACCCTGTCCCGCGCAAAAGATGGCGATCGCTTCTTAGGGGCAGTAGTTAACCTAGGCGGCTTGGGGGCCATTACAAAGGTGACATTGGATATAGAGCCAACCTATCAAATGCGACAGGATGTTTACCAATATCTACCAATGGAAGCATTGGCTGATCATTTTGATGAAATCATGTCGAGTGGCTACAGTGTGAGCCTATTTACCGATTATCAAACCGACAAGGTAAATCAAGTATGGATAAAACGAAAGGTGGAAAAAGGGGTAGAACAGTCAGCCGAGCCAGAATTTTTCGGCGCCCAGTTGGCAACAAGGGATATCCACCCTATTCTAGCTATTTCGGCCGAAAATTGTACTCCTCAAATGGGCGTTGTGGGCCCCTGGTATGAGCGCTTGCCTCATTTCAGAATGGACTTTACGCCAAGCAGTGGGACCGAGCTGCAGGCGGAGTATTTCGTCCCAAGGGAAAATGCGGTAGCTGCCATCCAAGCTATTCAGCAAATGGGAAGTCGCCTGAAGCAGCTCTTGATGATCTCCGAAATCAGGACGATTAAAGCTGATGAACTATGGATGAGCACCGCTTATCGACGAGAAAGTGTAGCCATTCATTTTACTTTGGAACAGGATTGGGCAGCACTCCAATTATTATTGCCTGATATTGAAAAGGCACTGGAACCGTTTGGCGCCAGACCGCACTGGGGCAAAATGTTTACGCTGGCTCCTTCGACGTTGCAATCACGCTATGAGCGATTACCTGATTTCAAGGATTTGCTTAAGGAAAATGATCCAGATGAGAAATTTAGCAATCCATTTCTACAAAAAAACTTATACCAGGGATAA
- a CDS encoding zinc-dependent metalloprotease: MKTYKCFIIIGLLLFSYSISSGQDLIERTRKGISPQIEKVKPNVLNQKIQAIAPDQFSPYTVFEYAISNDFRSLENNVKLEKAAFMTMQATAIEQILAEAPQALTLRIPVSAFQSVRIKLSETKVLSDDFVLQTNTGKTLFAEDFAGLFYSGVVEDDPTAIAFFSISESGIRGIVSDQYGNYNLGPIDQGGHYIFYPDREKKLEKPVICDTPDDPVSYDFPLNEEQTSRAKAKENENCVKVYVECDFAMYNANGASLGGVFDYVTSLFAGVVTVYAIENIPVELTEIFVWESDDPYSGGDNTSDVLDAFVAERTSFNGNLAHLLTTRSIGGGKAKGIGGICSDSGALPYAVSGGLGNTSVPAFPTDSWDLMVFTHEMGHNMGSRHTQACVWNGDNTQIDDCGNLALTTDGEDNDDDGDIDEADEAEGDGCYDNTAPIIPASGTIMSYCHLVNQINLVNGFGPQPGSVIRESYSNGGCLSKCNCLTADRNLPGVISQGVYAAGHSITSNGQVLANSIVNFKAGSFIDLTEGFRAESGSFFQAEIEACSVAGGSGGGSLVSSFFNDLQEEKIAVSSPLRFSIFPNPASERLTVTYSLPETSNVSIHLLDIAGRLIETIEQDMPKEAGDHQLPLSVNAFKAGTYLCVLKTDTTFKTIRFVVVR, from the coding sequence ATGAAAACCTATAAATGTTTCATTATCATAGGATTGTTACTCTTTTCCTATTCGATCAGCTCCGGCCAGGATTTGATAGAAAGAACCCGAAAAGGAATCAGCCCTCAAATAGAAAAGGTAAAGCCCAATGTGCTTAATCAAAAAATACAAGCCATTGCGCCTGACCAATTTTCACCCTACACTGTATTCGAATATGCGATATCTAATGATTTCAGGTCATTGGAGAACAACGTAAAACTTGAAAAAGCGGCCTTTATGACGATGCAGGCAACTGCTATCGAACAAATTTTAGCCGAGGCACCTCAGGCCTTAACTTTACGGATTCCTGTTTCTGCATTCCAAAGCGTCAGGATAAAACTCAGTGAAACAAAGGTGTTATCTGATGACTTTGTTTTGCAAACCAATACCGGCAAAACGCTGTTTGCGGAAGACTTTGCAGGCCTTTTCTATAGTGGCGTAGTCGAAGATGACCCCACGGCTATAGCGTTTTTCTCCATCTCGGAAAGTGGCATCAGGGGTATAGTATCCGATCAATATGGCAATTACAACCTCGGGCCAATTGATCAAGGTGGGCATTATATATTCTACCCTGATCGAGAGAAAAAGTTAGAGAAACCTGTCATTTGTGATACGCCTGATGACCCTGTATCTTATGATTTTCCTTTAAATGAGGAACAGACTAGTCGAGCTAAAGCCAAGGAAAATGAGAATTGTGTAAAGGTTTATGTGGAGTGTGACTTCGCCATGTATAACGCCAATGGAGCTAGTCTGGGCGGGGTTTTCGATTATGTAACCAGTCTTTTTGCTGGTGTGGTAACCGTTTATGCAATTGAAAATATCCCTGTAGAATTGACAGAAATCTTCGTGTGGGAATCCGATGATCCTTATTCGGGGGGAGACAATACCAGCGATGTCTTGGATGCCTTCGTTGCTGAACGGACTTCCTTTAACGGCAACCTGGCCCACTTATTGACGACCAGGAGCATTGGAGGTGGCAAGGCTAAAGGCATTGGTGGTATCTGTAGCGATTCCGGTGCATTGCCCTACGCGGTGAGCGGAGGGCTGGGTAATACCAGTGTACCGGCTTTTCCGACAGACTCCTGGGATTTGATGGTTTTTACCCATGAAATGGGGCATAACATGGGCTCTCGACACACCCAGGCTTGCGTTTGGAATGGCGACAATACCCAGATTGATGACTGTGGGAACCTTGCCCTTACCACGGATGGAGAAGACAATGATGATGATGGCGATATAGATGAAGCAGATGAAGCGGAAGGGGATGGATGTTATGATAATACGGCACCAATTATTCCAGCCAGTGGCACCATTATGAGTTATTGCCACCTGGTCAACCAGATTAACCTGGTCAATGGATTTGGGCCACAGCCAGGTTCGGTTATTCGAGAATCTTATTCCAATGGAGGTTGCCTGAGTAAATGCAATTGCCTGACTGCTGATCGGAATCTTCCTGGGGTGATCAGCCAAGGAGTTTATGCGGCGGGGCATTCCATTACTTCCAACGGACAAGTCTTGGCCAACAGCATTGTCAATTTCAAAGCGGGAAGTTTTATTGATCTGACCGAAGGTTTTAGGGCAGAAAGCGGGAGTTTTTTCCAGGCAGAGATCGAAGCCTGTTCCGTTGCTGGTGGTAGTGGAGGCGGTAGCCTGGTTTCGAGTTTCTTCAATGATTTGCAGGAAGAAAAAATCGCTGTATCATCTCCTCTGCGTTTTTCCATCTTTCCTAACCCTGCTTCGGAAAGACTTACGGTTACGTATAGCCTTCCAGAAACTTCTAACGTCAGTATTCATCTTTTAGATATTGCAGGGCGCTTGATTGAAACCATTGAACAAGATATGCCTAAAGAAGCGGGAGACCATCAATTACCGCTTTCGGTAAACGCTTTTAAGGCGGGGACTTATCTGTGTGTTTTAAAAACGGATACGACTTTTAAGACTATCCGATTTGTGGTGGTGAGATAA
- a CDS encoding alpha/beta hydrolase-fold protein: MFRTLKISDPRFESAGLRQLTVKSPSLKGRGDISLFIPSGIKSIANNVPVLILLHGVYGSHWSWSLTAGAHLTAAKLIEARLIRPMVLAMPSDGLWGDGSGYVAHAEQDFERWISEEVPAAVRAVVPETSEHSPLFIAGLSMGGFGALRIGAKYPNLFKGIAAHSAITQWEEMKHFVEEDFEEFPVFKEDRDIFELLLKNKAQLPPLRFDCGKDDLLIEGNRLLHQKLKDAHIKHTYEEFPGQHEWPYWEEHLVETLLFCDQVLSGELG, translated from the coding sequence ATGTTTCGGACCCTAAAAATTTCAGATCCTCGTTTCGAGTCTGCCGGTTTACGGCAATTAACCGTAAAAAGCCCTTCGTTAAAAGGTAGAGGAGATATTTCTTTATTTATCCCTTCTGGCATAAAATCGATAGCAAATAACGTTCCAGTTTTAATTTTATTACATGGCGTTTATGGAAGTCATTGGTCTTGGTCTTTAACTGCCGGTGCACACTTGACAGCAGCAAAATTAATTGAGGCTCGTTTGATCAGACCGATGGTCTTAGCCATGCCATCTGACGGCTTATGGGGCGATGGTAGCGGCTATGTAGCGCATGCCGAGCAAGACTTTGAGCGCTGGATTAGCGAGGAAGTGCCTGCCGCCGTTAGGGCCGTTGTGCCGGAGACGAGTGAGCATTCTCCTTTATTTATTGCGGGCTTATCGATGGGTGGCTTTGGCGCCTTGCGGATTGGGGCCAAATATCCAAACTTATTTAAGGGGATTGCTGCGCACTCGGCCATTACCCAATGGGAAGAAATGAAACATTTTGTAGAAGAAGATTTTGAGGAATTTCCCGTATTCAAGGAAGACAGGGATATTTTTGAATTATTGTTAAAAAATAAAGCCCAGCTACCACCTTTAAGATTTGATTGTGGAAAAGATGATTTGCTTATCGAAGGCAATCGCTTGTTGCATCAAAAGTTAAAAGACGCCCATATTAAGCATACTTACGAGGAATTTCCTGGCCAGCACGAATGGCCCTATTGGGAGGAGCACCTGGTGGAGACGCTTTTGTTTTGCGACCAGGTGCTGAGTGGGGAATTAGGGTGA
- a CDS encoding SDR family NAD(P)-dependent oxidoreductase, protein MPISPIYTVITGASLGLGYALAEECAKRKRHLILIALPDENIIEIALQLSKTYGIKAIAYEVNLTAENATLTCAAWICENFEIDMLINNAGIGGTKHFSESSSYDIDQIILLNIRALVLMTHQLLPRLREQKQSFILNIASLASFSPIPYKTVYPASKAFVYSFSRGLYAELKDTSVFVSVAHPGGMATSPEIAERMKQHNLFVRHSYLSPEETARICIRQLLKKESMIIPGALNKLLWLLIKLVPAGMRLKIFRKTIVKELAIDKRKLKQR, encoded by the coding sequence ATGCCAATATCACCCATTTACACTGTTATCACAGGGGCAAGCCTTGGCCTTGGGTATGCCCTTGCGGAAGAGTGTGCCAAAAGAAAACGACATTTGATACTAATTGCCCTGCCTGACGAAAACATAATCGAGATTGCCTTGCAACTTTCTAAAACCTACGGCATAAAAGCGATCGCTTATGAAGTCAACCTTACAGCGGAAAATGCCACCTTAACCTGTGCTGCCTGGATTTGTGAAAATTTTGAGATTGATATGCTAATAAACAATGCGGGTATCGGCGGAACAAAGCATTTTAGTGAAAGCTCTTCTTACGATATCGATCAAATAATTCTCTTGAATATCCGTGCTTTAGTCCTGATGACACACCAGTTATTGCCGCGACTGAGAGAACAAAAGCAGTCTTTTATCCTCAATATTGCCAGTTTGGCTTCTTTTTCTCCAATTCCGTATAAAACAGTTTATCCTGCTTCGAAGGCTTTTGTTTATTCTTTTTCCAGGGGTTTATATGCAGAATTAAAAGACACTTCTGTTTTTGTAAGTGTTGCCCACCCAGGAGGCATGGCGACTAGCCCCGAAATTGCAGAACGGATGAAGCAGCATAATCTTTTTGTTCGCCATAGTTATTTAAGCCCGGAAGAAACTGCGAGAATTTGTATTCGGCAATTGCTAAAGAAGGAGAGCATGATTATTCCTGGGGCCTTGAATAAATTACTTTGGTTACTCATAAAGCTTGTGCCCGCAGGTATGCGCCTAAAGATTTTCCGTAAAACGATTGTCAAAGAGCTAGCTATTGATAAGAGAAAGCTAAAGCAACGTTAA
- a CDS encoding NAD-dependent epimerase/dehydratase family protein — protein sequence MKKVLLTGANGLLGSHVAQQLTHAGYLVRAMVRKGKGTPLLKALSCEIFEGDLTNPADVWQAVKDCDFVVHAAARTSPYPMDINAFRDINIEATTHLISACLQQRVERFVYVSTANCFTNGTKEHPGTEDSEFMPWLKHSAYAYSKYLAQQQVLSAVREKGFPAIVVCPTFMIGSHDYKPSSGQLLLHLLRNRLVVYPPGGKCFVDATAAAVAIKNALTKGEIGQCYLLAEENLSYREFYKLAKKISNRVVFLLPIPRFLLTFLGHLGSFLEKKWGIVNALSVPNTRMLCTFNYFSGQKAKAVLAMPSVAIEASIKESYHWFKTINLA from the coding sequence ATGAAAAAAGTTCTGCTGACTGGGGCAAATGGATTACTCGGATCCCATGTAGCGCAGCAATTAACCCATGCTGGTTACCTGGTCAGGGCCATGGTTAGAAAAGGGAAAGGTACCCCCTTGTTGAAGGCATTAAGCTGTGAGATTTTTGAAGGGGACCTCACGAATCCAGCTGACGTTTGGCAAGCGGTTAAGGACTGTGATTTTGTTGTCCATGCTGCGGCAAGAACAAGTCCGTATCCAATGGATATCAATGCCTTTCGGGATATAAATATTGAGGCGACAACCCATTTAATAAGTGCCTGTCTTCAGCAGCGGGTGGAGCGTTTTGTTTATGTGAGTACTGCTAATTGTTTTACCAATGGTACCAAGGAGCACCCAGGCACAGAAGACAGTGAATTTATGCCTTGGCTAAAACACTCCGCCTATGCTTACAGCAAATACCTCGCACAGCAACAGGTACTTTCCGCCGTGCGGGAAAAAGGTTTCCCAGCGATTGTTGTTTGTCCAACTTTCATGATTGGCTCCCATGACTACAAGCCGAGTAGTGGTCAGTTGCTGCTTCATTTACTCCGAAACAGACTGGTGGTATACCCTCCTGGGGGGAAATGTTTCGTAGATGCCACGGCGGCGGCGGTTGCCATCAAAAATGCATTGACAAAAGGTGAAATTGGCCAATGCTATTTGCTGGCGGAAGAAAATCTCAGCTATCGGGAATTCTATAAGCTAGCCAAAAAGATAAGTAATCGCGTTGTTTTTTTGCTTCCTATCCCCAGGTTTTTGCTTACTTTTTTAGGCCATTTGGGTAGTTTTTTAGAAAAAAAATGGGGTATCGTCAATGCCTTAAGTGTTCCTAATACTCGGATGCTATGTACGTTCAACTATTTCTCAGGGCAAAAGGCTAAAGCAGTCTTAGCTATGCCTTCAGTGGCTATTGAAGCCTCCATCAAGGAATCGTACCATTGGTTCAAGACCATTAATCTAGCTTAG
- a CDS encoding sensor histidine kinase encodes MKNTIRYILLVLVCYLGMVKGNAQGSAALYEKYLASKQLENPIQRDSQLVRDYAAYAIYRINERDPASALLLDSLALLANQSPWPKAYGIFLRVKARYFDIQGDMDNGLNYYNQAIDTLRQAGPDFQDLATALMGSGFILLNTQLYKEAFSTIQEGYHFAKLSGQLKSQLLALDFFGDYYYYSAFRQEKFDSALVYYLRAESFIDQYQFDSYFKSDNDHGLANVYRRLGKVELSDSYFQKSLEEAEKSGNYSVIYALYMDKAETFDEKKQYEEALELKLAAYEYVQASGWIEFISRADLQLYYSYKTLGDYKNALAFYEKYIVAQDSMKKGEASRRYAELEAKFKNKEKEDEIIRLQNKNLKQTRDFYFGVTLFGGVLLGFISLLNWRLRKKNKELAQKNKEVLLAQLKGQNLERKRMAVELHDNLNTKIAAIRWQLEAVGPSVDGKAQRILDKTLNLVNDVYEDVRLISHNLMPEKVEAIGLIAALKSLLGQLKQNNKINFRLVVNTRPEFDFGSLSYHIYNIIMEMINNILKHANAENGWISISETGDQIQLTVSDDGCGFDIGQMTNGYGIRNITSRLENIQGKWNIESSPGKGTKFFIEIPKLD; translated from the coding sequence TTGAAAAATACCATCCGCTATATATTGCTCGTCTTAGTCTGTTATCTTGGCATGGTTAAAGGTAATGCCCAAGGATCAGCAGCACTTTATGAAAAATATCTAGCCAGCAAGCAATTGGAGAACCCTATTCAACGGGATTCACAATTGGTTCGGGATTATGCGGCCTATGCGATATATCGGATAAATGAGAGAGACCCTGCTTCCGCGCTTCTATTGGATAGTTTGGCCCTGCTAGCCAATCAATCCCCTTGGCCCAAAGCTTATGGGATTTTTTTGCGGGTAAAAGCGAGGTATTTTGATATTCAGGGAGATATGGATAATGGCCTGAACTATTATAACCAGGCGATTGACACTTTGCGACAGGCTGGTCCTGATTTTCAGGATTTGGCAACGGCACTCATGGGCTCAGGTTTTATTTTACTCAATACACAACTTTACAAAGAAGCATTTAGTACCATTCAAGAAGGGTATCATTTTGCCAAATTATCCGGTCAGCTGAAAAGTCAATTGCTTGCACTTGATTTTTTTGGAGATTATTATTATTACAGCGCATTTAGGCAAGAAAAATTTGACTCCGCTTTAGTTTATTATCTAAGGGCAGAATCCTTCATCGATCAATATCAATTTGACAGTTATTTTAAATCTGATAATGACCATGGGCTGGCCAACGTTTATCGCCGATTAGGCAAGGTGGAGCTTTCTGATAGCTATTTTCAAAAGTCATTGGAAGAGGCTGAGAAAAGTGGCAACTATAGTGTCATTTATGCCCTCTACATGGATAAAGCGGAAACCTTTGATGAAAAAAAGCAATACGAAGAAGCCCTCGAATTAAAACTTGCGGCTTATGAATACGTCCAGGCCTCAGGTTGGATCGAATTTATTTCTCGCGCCGATTTACAACTTTATTATTCTTATAAAACCTTGGGAGACTATAAAAATGCGCTTGCTTTTTATGAGAAATATATTGTGGCTCAGGATAGCATGAAAAAGGGGGAAGCCAGCAGGCGATACGCTGAATTGGAAGCGAAATTTAAAAACAAGGAAAAGGAAGATGAGATCATTAGACTCCAAAATAAAAACTTGAAGCAAACGCGCGATTTTTACTTTGGGGTAACGCTTTTTGGAGGCGTACTCCTGGGTTTCATTAGTCTACTTAACTGGCGCTTACGCAAAAAGAACAAGGAATTGGCGCAAAAGAACAAAGAAGTGCTGCTGGCCCAACTCAAAGGGCAAAACCTGGAACGAAAACGAATGGCAGTCGAATTACACGATAACTTAAATACCAAAATTGCTGCCATCCGTTGGCAATTAGAGGCTGTGGGGCCTTCAGTCGACGGCAAGGCCCAACGTATCCTCGATAAAACGTTAAACCTGGTCAACGATGTTTACGAAGATGTTCGACTGATTTCTCACAATCTAATGCCTGAAAAAGTAGAAGCCATTGGGCTTATTGCTGCCCTGAAAAGCTTACTCGGCCAGTTAAAGCAAAATAATAAGATCAATTTTAGACTAGTCGTAAACACCAGGCCAGAGTTCGACTTTGGCTCTCTTAGCTATCACATTTACAATATTATCATGGAAATGATCAATAATATCCTCAAACATGCTAATGCAGAAAATGGCTGGATTAGTATTTCTGAAACAGGAGATCAAATACAATTAACCGTAAGCGATGATGGCTGTGGATTTGATATCGGACAAATGACCAATGGGTACGGTATTAGAAATATCACTTCTCGCCTGGAAAATATTCAGGGAAAATGGAACATTGAAAGTTCACCAGGAAAGGGCACTAAGTTTTTTATTGAAATTCCTAAGCTAGATTAA